One genomic region from Phaenicophaeus curvirostris isolate KB17595 chromosome 33, BPBGC_Pcur_1.0, whole genome shotgun sequence encodes:
- the LOC138732550 gene encoding olfactory receptor 14J1-like: MSNSSSIIQFLLLAFADTRELQLLHFWLFLGIYLAALLGNGLIITTIACDHHLHTPMYFFLLNLSVFDLASISTTVPKSMVNSFWDTRAISYKGCVAQVFFVLFLFGAEYSLLTVMSYDRYVAICKPLHYGTLLGTRASVHMAAAAWGAGFLNALLHTANTFSLPLCQGNAVDQFFCEIPQILKLSCSQSYFREAGLPMVSVSVAFVCFVFIVVSYVQIFRAVLRIPLEQGRHKAFSTCLPHLAVVSLFVSTAGFAYLKHPAISSPSLDLLVSVLYSVVTPAVNPLIYSFRNQQLKDAVWKLVTGCFSEAMNCSSPSA, translated from the coding sequence atgtccaacagcagctccatcatccagttcctcctcctggcattcgcagacacacgggagctgcagctcctgcacttctggctcttcctgggcatctacctggctgccctcctgggaaacggcctcatcatcaccaccattgcctgtgaccaccacctccacacccccatgtacttctttcTCCTCAACCTCTCTGTTTTTGACCTGGCCTCCATCTCAACCACTGTCCCTAAATCCATGGTCAATTCCTTCTGGGACACCAGGGCTATCTCCTACAAGGGATGTGTTGCCCAGGTCTTCTTTGTACTGTTCTTGTTTGGTGCAGAATATTCTCTTCTGACTGTCATGTCTTAtgaccgctacgttgccatctgcaaacccctgcactacgggaccctcctgggcaccagagcttctgtccacatggcagcagctgcctggggcgctgggtttctcaatgctctgctgcacacggccaatacattttccctgcccctctgccagggcaatgctgtggatcagttcttctgtgaaatcccacagatcctcaagctctcctgctcacaatCCTACTTCAGGGAAGCTGGACTTCCTATGGTCAGTGTCTCTGTAGcatttgtctgttttgttttcattgtggtgtcttatgtgcagatcttcagggctgtgctgaggatccccttGGAGCAGGGGCGACACAAAGCCTTTTCcacgtgcctccctcacctggctgtggtctccctgtttgTCAGCACTGCAGGGTTTGCCTACCTGAAACACCCTGccatctcctctccatccctggacctgctggtgtCAGTTCTATACTCAGTGGTGACTCCAGCagtgaaccccctcatctacagttttaggaaccagcagctcaaggatgcagtgtggaaactGGTAACTGGATGCTTCTCTGAAGCAATGAACTGCTCATCTCCTTCTGCATAG
- the LOC138732504 gene encoding olfactory receptor 14A16-like produces MSNSSSITQFLLLAFADTRELQLLHFWLFLGIYLTALLGNGLIIITIVCDHHLHTPMYFFLLNLSLLDLGSISTTVPKSVANSLWDVKIISYTGCVAQVLLLVFFFSVEYFLLTIMAYDRYVAICKPLHYGTLLGTRACVHMAAAAWGAGFLTALLHTASTFSLPLCQGNAVDQFFCEIPHILKLSCLHSYFREVCFIVVSVSVEFFCFVYIVVSYVQIFRAVLRIPSEQGQHKAFSTCLPHLAVVSLFLSTTAFVYLKPPSISSPSLDLVVSVQYSVVPPALNPLIYSFRNQQLKDAVWKRLTGWFSEAMNCSSASA; encoded by the coding sequence atgtccaacagcagctccatcacccagttcctcctcctggcatttgcagacacacgggagctgcagctcttgcacttctggctcttcctgggcatctacctgactgccctcctgggcaacggcctcatcatcatcacgATCGTCtgtgaccaccacctccacacccccatgtacttcttcctcctcaacctctccCTCCTCGACCTGggatccatctccaccactgtccccaaatctgtggccaattccctctgggacGTCAAGATCATCTCCTACACAGGATGTGTTGCCCAGGTCCTTCtgcttgtcttctttttttcagtagagTATTTTCTTCTGACCATCATGGCCTAtgaccgctacgttgccatctgcaaacccctgcactacgggaccctcctgggcaccagagcttgtgtccacatggcagcagctgcctggggcgctgggtttctcactgctctgctgcacacggccagtacattttccctgcccctctgccagggcaatgctgtggaccagttcttctgtgaaattccccacatcctcaagctctcctgcttgCACTCCTATTTCAGGGAAGTTTGTTTTATTGTGGTCAGTGTCTCAGtagaatttttctgttttgtttacattgtggtgtcctatgtgcagatctttagggctgtgctgaggatcccctcggAGCAGGGACAGCACAAAGCCTTTTCCACCTGCCTCCCTCATctggctgtggtctccctgtttctcaGTACTACAGCATTTGTCTACCTGAAgcctccctccatctcctctccatccctggaccTTGTGGTGTCAGTTCAGTACTCCGTGGTGCCTCCAGCgctgaaccccctcatctacagttttaggaaccagcagctcaaggatgcagtgtggaaacGGTTAACTGGATGGTTCTCTGAAGCAATGAACTGCTCATCAGCTTCTGCATAG
- the LOC138732505 gene encoding olfactory receptor 14A16-like, with product MSNSSSIPQFLLLAFADTPELQLLHFWLFLGIYLAALLGNGLIITTIACDHHLHTPMYFFLFNLSLLDLGSISITVPKSMANSLLDNRAISYIGCVAQVFFLFFFFSAAYFLLTIMSYDRYVAICKPLHYGTLLGTRACVHMAAAAWGAAFLNALLHTANTFSLPLCQGNAVQQFFCEIPHILKLSCSHSHLGEAGYLGVSAALAFGCFVFIVVSYVQIFRAVLRIPSEQGQHKAFSTCLPHLAVVSLFVSTAMFANLKSPSISFPILDLVVSLLYSVVPPTLNPLIYSLRNQQLKDAASKLMAGFFKHH from the coding sequence atgtccaacagcagctccatcccccagttcctcctcctggcattcgcagacacaccggagctgcagctcttgcacttctggctcttcctgggcatctacctggctgccctcctgggcaacggcctcatcatcaccaccattgcctgtgaccaccacctccacacccccatgtacttcttcctcttcaACCTCTCCCTCCTCGACCTGGGATCCATCTCTATCACTGTCCCAAAATCTATGGCCAATTCCCTCTTGGACAACAGAGCCATCTCCTACATAGGATGTGTTGCCCaagtcttctttttatttttctttttttcagcagcGTATTTTCTCCTCACCATCATGTCCTATGATCGCTatgttgccatctgcaaacccctgcactacgggaccctcctgggcaccagagcttgtgtccacatggcagcagctgcctggggcgctgcGTTTCTcaatgctctgctgcacacggccaacacattttccctgcccctctgccagggcaatgctgtgcaacagttcttctgtgaaatccctcacatcctcaagctctcctgctcacactcccaCCTCGGGGAAGCTGGGTATCTTGGCGTTAGTGCCGCTTTagcttttggctgttttgttttcattgtggtgtcttatgtgcagatcttcagggctgtgctgaggatcccctctGAGCAGGGTcagcacaaagccttctccacctgtctccCTCACCTGGCCGTGGTCTCCCTGTTTGTCAGCACTGCCATGTTTGCTAACCTCAAAtctccctccatctccttcccaaTCCTGGATCTCGTGGTATCACTTCTGTACTCAGTGGTACCTCCAAcattgaaccccctcatctacagcttaaggaaccagcagctcaaggatgcagcGTCTAAACTCATGGCTGGATTTTTTAAACATCACTGA